The Eriocheir sinensis breed Jianghai 21 chromosome 21, ASM2467909v1, whole genome shotgun sequence genome includes the window GGGGCCCCAAATCTGCCACTGGCACGCAAACCACCTATTTCACTTGTAgattctgcgtgtgtgtgtgtgtcctcacagATTGTTAGCCCTGGGTTTTTCGCCAATTAATGAGTCAGTCCTGCGAGTTAAGAGGTCGAAAAAGGCTGAGGAAGAAGTGGATATTGAGGGCGAGAACATGTGTTTTCCGAAAgatcaacttttctttttttgcgtctGTCTATCCCTTGCTACTTCTGCATTCAcatattcacaaaaaaaaaaatccacttttGACACGAACCAAGAGCAAGGATAGTATAAGAGTAGAGGATGGATGAACAATGCGGTACATATCGCGATGAAGTGTGTGGCGATATGCCTCTGTTAGATGGCAGCACCGGCGGTTCCTTGCTCAGTCTACTCCAAGGTAGAGGATGGATGAACAGCGGGAGACACTTGGAGGTTGCGCCAGTGCTTCCCTCTGGCGGACGTGGATATGTTTATAGAAAACGTTTTATGATTTATGGTAGACTTCAGTATTTTTTATGCCTTGTTTATTAGCCCTCCTGACACTTCAACGCACCCACATTTATAAATCTTATGTTAATTAAAGTAAGTgtcatgtatataattttattaatatcttcTTAAACAATGATTACAATGTGAAAACAAATAAATGGCAAGACATATCATTCAGTacttaaataaaatataatagaaaaaatcaAAGAAGTAATACTATCCATTCTATGAGTAAACAAGCAAACATGGTCATGACATAAATGCCTATAtactgttaaaaaaataataacgaaagaaaagtataaaaaagaaatacatggtCTTATTTCCTAAGTTTCATATAATACAAATGTTATAGGTTAATGTTGAATACTGGTAAGTtgcacaaaataaaagaaagaatggaaatgaaagaattaATACTATGTAACCTATGAGAGTAAAAAGCAAGCGTGGTCAACACATACATGCctatatatagtaaaaaaaataataaaaaaaaccactAACTTGAAAGAAAATTAGACAAAATAATTACATGAAGTTTCATATATATGCGAATGTTATAGGTCTATGTTGAATACTGGTAAGCTGGACAGCCAGATTTTAAGACATTTAGCAGTACATGTACAGCTATGCAGGTATGGGACAGCAAAATAACAGTGGTTCTCAAAATTGGTGCTATGTAAGGGACCATAATCTGAGGATATGTACTCACCAAAGGCAAATTACAGCATCTTTGTTAATTTCTAGAACATATTTAGTAAAATGACATGATCTGCTTGAGTGTAAAAGGTTGAGGCCTGTGGACAATCATTATGGCCATTGGTTATCcttggaggtgggtggtgggccATGGACAAGTATATTGTATGAAAAATGGGCAACGAGCACagtaagtttgggaaccactgctacaTAACAACAATGTATAAGGGCAGATTATGAATGTTTCTTACTATTACTAGAAATATGAACTAAGACATTTCACAAAGTTAGTAAAAACTGTTCTTACATAATTTGAGTAACAAATTAAATGCAGATTATGATTATATGGTAAAAGATGGATATTAATATATTTTGCAGTGTTTCGCAGAACACAGAAATTTGTAAATCATGGGATTGTTATTAATgacagtatattaatatttacataGGGAGCATTTGCTTGATACCAAACAGGATTCAGATAACATTAACAAACTTTTTTGTCATTTGAAAGCAGAGAATAACTCTGAGTCCCCATTTGGGGGACTTACTATACCGTCAGCCACCTGTTTGCAGCATTTCAAAGAAGTAGAGTACATTGCAAGAAATTCAATTGAAAGAGCCATGTTGAGCACAAATGTATCAAAGAACTTGCTGTCACGATTAAGTAATCATACATTTATAACGCCTCTGCAGTTGTGCTCCACTCAGCTAGTCAGCACCATTTACCTCATATATATAAGGCTTAAGATTTTCTCTAATTTAAAatggaagaacaaagaaaaagtacGTAAATCTagcaaaaagaataggaaagtaaTAAAGGTTATGCATTAAATATTGTTAAGGCTGAAAGCTTCAAATTCAATCATttaaatttcttttcattatgatttcttttttcttccattacctTTTCATGTTACCTATAACTCCTAGTTTAAGACAtatgtaaatattaatatactgtcATTAATAACAATCCCATGATTTACAAATTTCTGTGTTCTGCGAAACACTGCAAAATATATTAATATCCATCTTTACCATATAATCATAATCTGCATTTATTTTGTTTCACTACTTATGTAAGAACAGTTTTTACTAACTTTGTGAAATGTCTTAGTTCATATTTCTAGTAATAGTAAGAAACATTCATATTGTGCCCTTATACATTGTTGTTAtgtagcagtggttcccaaacttactGTGCTCGTTGCCCATTTTCATACAATATACTTGTCCATGGCCCACCCACCTCCAAGGATAACCAATGGCCATAATGATTGTCCACAGGCCTCAACCTTTTACACTCAAGCAGATCATGTCATTTTACTAAATATGTTCTAGAAATTAACAAAGATGCTGTAATTTGCCTTTGGTGAGTACATATCCTCAGATTATGGTCCCTTACATAGCACCAATTTTGAGAACCACTGTTATTTTGCTGTCCCATACCTGCATAGCTGTACATGTACTGCTAAATGTCTTAAAATCTGGCTGTCCAGCTTACCAGTATTCAACATAGACCTATAACATTCGCATATATATGAAACTTCATGTAATTATTTTGTCTAATTTTCTTTCAAGTTAGTGgggtttttttatattatttttttactatatatAGGCATGTATGTGTTGACCACGCTTGCTTTTTACTCTGATAGGTTACATAGTATtaattctttcatttccattctttcttttattttgtgcaATTTACCAGTATTCAACATTAACCTATAACATTTGTATTATATGAAACTTAGGAAATAAGgccatgtatttcttttttatacttttctttcgttattattttttttaacagtatATAGGCATTTATGTCATGACCATGTTTGCTTGTTTACTCATAGAATGGATAGTATTACTTCTTtgattttttctattatattttatttaagtACTGAATGATATGTCTTGCCATTTATTTGTTTTCACATTGTAATCATTGTTTAAgaagatattaataaaattatatacatgacACTTACTTTAATTAACATAAGATTTATAAATGTGGGTGCGTTGAAGTGTCAGGAGGGCTAATAAACAAGGCATAAAAAATACTGAAGTCTACCATAAATCATAAAACGTTTTCTATAAACATATCCACGTCCGCCAGAGGGAAGCACTGGCGCAACCTCCAAGTGTCTCCCGCTGTTCATCCATCCTCTACTCTTATACTATCCTTGACCAAGAGTCGTTTGGTCAACTttcgttttctattattttctaacAATTTTTAGTTGGCTGTGCATGACAGTAagattaagtagtagtagtagcagcaggggGATAGGAAAAGTTTATTATTGGGTTTGAAtaattaagagaagaaagaaatagagaaagagagggtgaaaGGGGTGAAATAggtgaggaggagtgagtgaaaaagaggaagagaaagaaaaggaggaggtagagagtgaTGAGAAGTGTTGAAGGGGATGCTATATtgttagtgaggaggaggaggaggaggtaaagagggaggacaAGGGGGTAAGGCAATGCTATATTTGCAAGTGAGGAGAAGAgtaagataaaagggaggaagaggggagtagaTAGAAGGGGAATGGGAGTGAGTTAGGAGATTAGTTGGGAGAGGAAATGGTATGCTTGTGGTTATTGGTTGgggagggtgaaaaaaaaaggaaggggtggaggtgggaTAGATATTTGTGTGGtgtaagaaggggaaaaaggagagggggcAAGTAGAAGAGGATTAAAGCGTGTTATTTTTGGGAAGATAGAAGGGGAATGGGAGTGAGTTAGGAGATTAGTTGGGAGAGGAAATGGTATGCTTGTGGTTATTGGTTGgggagggtgaaaaaaaaaggaaggggtggaggtgggaTAGATATTTGTGTGGtgtaagaaggggaaaaaggagagggggcAAGTAGAAGAGGATTAAAGCGTGTTATTTTTGGGAGAATGGATGtagagagaagtaagaggaaaaggaggagatggagaggatgtGAGGAAGAATGACAATGGAATAGAGGTTGAAATTGCTGGTGACATATCTGCCGTGTGTGTGTTGCTCCTAGTTTCCAGGTCATTAAAAAACAAAAATCTGCATGCAAATATTtggattttttgttatttattcggTTATTTATGTTGCGGTTATCATTGTcgaagcggtttttttttttcccagctgCTGCTCCTGCATCCGGACAGAAGTGATGCCCACAACTACGCTGCCTGACCCTCGATGATCCAACCCTGGAGGATATCTGTCCGCTGAAGTGATGGGTGCTCGTGCCTGTTGTGGGATGAGCCATATGAAGCAGGGTTAAGATTTAATAATGAAGAACCATATTAAAGTAAGGGATTAGAGTGTAGGTCTTCCGCCAGCCAAGACCAGTCTTATCCGGGTTCTTTAATATCTCATTGTGCTTTATATATGGCTCATCCCGTAGTGTCTGGTGCCCAACACCCAACCAGCCCTGAACGCTTACCACTGCACCAGTACCTGATGAATCTGCAATTTTCTATAGTGTGCATGTAACAGGGTAGTCATAAAACCGCAACCTCACATGGACTTTTATTTCACGTTAAACCATTGTATTAGGATACCTTGCAAAGTCTCCGGAGAAATCATTACAGGTTCTTCAAGCCcaggaatattaaaaaaaataaaaataaagttaagtaGTCCACGGACTTAAAACGACGAAGCTACTTAATCTCGCAACCCTGCTTAATCAAAGAGTCTGACACACTACGTTCTCTTCATACATGCAACAGAGGGATATCTTGATCAGGGTGCCGGCAGGGATGGAACGTCCAAGTCAGCCGCCGGTGACTATCACAACCTGTAGGAAATGTCAAAATTAACAAAAAGTTTAAGGGAAGGTTGAAAATATAAATCGCCACATTGATATTTCAGATCACGTTGCTTTATGGAGTATTTACACAAAAAAATGCATCACggtaaccaaaacgaaacaccAACCTCAAGTGGAAGCTTATTTGTGAGCACCCTCCGTGCTTTCCACGCGACGGAGCATCTAGCGGGGCGGGTGACGCAATCACCTATATACAGACTAGGTGGGAAGTGTTTACTTATTCCCCAATCATTAACCCCCCTCTTACTACCATAATGCAAAGTTTAAAAGAAGCAAATCTGCGTGCATCATATGGCATACAGACCGAACACATGCATAATAAATAGTCACATGAACACATCATTTTCGAACCTGCGTAAATGTTTAACCTTCACCATGCCTATCACTCATTCGCAACACCGCGGGACACGTCCCAAGACTCCAGCTTGCCCGTACGCAGGTTATCTACCTACCGGAAGTTTTGACTACAGTGCAGACTAAGGCACCGAAACTGCTTTGGAGAACCACTGTTTAAACAAAGGAGTAATATTTCCCAGTTTAGCATTCGCATATCTGCATACGCGCCCCCCATGCGATTACCTTTCCCATGCCTTCACATCCGAAACCAAAACCGCCAATTCGCCCTCCTTTTGAACAAGCTATGGACTTGCCGCCACCCACCACTACTGCCCAATATATCGATAAGTAGACCTTACTAACCCAAAAATGGATAATCTCCGGACCGGTAACAAATCTCGAGCACAAGCAGTTAATTGAAGTATCAGCACAAACTTGTTGATATAACCTTCAGTCAAGAAAACGTGTCATCCCCATCATCCCACATCTAGTCGCTACATCCACTAGCCTGGGCTGCCTTGCTTGTTACTCCAACCTGGCCGCCGCGTGCTCGGAGCTGTTAAGAGACGAACATTGAAAGGTACCAGTTCTATACCATTCCCTATAATTTCACAAAATTTAGGCAAGTACAACTACCTACCAACACTAAGAAAACATACACATGATCGAAATTATTAACAAGACATTGTACACCTACTAGTATTAACGTCACAATTATAACACGAGCAAAAACGAATCTTACCTTcacggaggacgaggagagagtgAGACCCACCTTCACATCGAGGGCTAGACGAAACCTCGACTTGGCACACGCTTCGGAACTTCGATCGCCGAGTTCGCCTCCTACCCACGTCTTATTATCTCTTGCATCCACTCTCTTTACTTCCCACACATTTTGAAGGAAACTGTTgctgtagaaaatatatacatttttacTCTTTATATGTATGTCAACTGCAAAAGTgaagttatttattttatcaacCAACTACTGAATGGGCCTCAAGTACACGAACAAGGTATCTCTAATCGTTTGTCGCAGTTAATTAAAAGATAGATCGTTAATATCTTAAGTAGTGACAGTCATGGGCAAAGAGGAATGGGACAGGAGGTTAGAGGAAGAAGACGGGGCAATCACTACAATGTTAAGGCTGCATGGAGGCCAAAAGGAAacggaaaacaatgaaaacaacaaaagcAAACGAAAACAACCCAAATTTACAAGTATCCCTAACCGTGCTGGGAGGAAAGAGCACACATTGATGAATTAAATTAGAGTAGACAATAATTGTAAACGAGGAGATTAAAGAACAAGTACGTGGGTGAGTGTGAATAAGATAGTAAGAGAGGAAATTACCCCTTGTGAGACATAGATACGTATATAAGTAGCCAACATAATTAATCTCCTTTGCCGCGGATGAAAATCACGTATAAATAAGACAGGATGGGATCAAGCAGCCTCCATCTTGAGTAATTATTAAATAAGTGGAACAGGTTAAATAATACTCGAATAATTATTGAATGAGAGGAAACGACGTGATTGGAAAACAAGTGTGGTTAAGCAGACGAAAGAATCACGAGAAAGCGAACCTCTTAAGaactgcccccccccacccccacccccaccccacacacacacacacaaggcctacATACTCCAGAGGTGTGAGTGAGGCGTTGTTTCTAGATATGTGGCCATCATAGTTTTGAGACTAAAGTGATGGAGAGATAGATGTGTGTCGCTGCAATGGATAAGAGAAACTACTACTGGATAAGATAAAACAAATAGGTAACATGAAGACAATTATATTTAAGAAGTGGCAATTATCAGGACATGTGTAGGCGAGAGTATAGCAGACGTGTAAATAGTAATGGACTGGGAaataaatgatgtaaaaaaaagacacAAGGAAAGACCATTCTGCAGACGGTGTTATGAAATTAAGAATTTTACGGAAGGTTTACACCGAAACTAGAAACAAGAGAACAATATAAGCAGGACATGAACTAATTTTCCATTGGGAGATGCCTATCTCCATCAGTGGAATGGTACAGGCTGAaaatgatgattatatatatatatatatatatatatatatatatatatatatatatatatatatatatatatatatatatatataattctctctcaaCCTACCTGAAATTACATTAAATAAATGGTCACCAAGACTAGATTTTTTCTTGAGCGAATATTATACAGTGAAGGAAGCggcggtcgagagagagagagagagagagagagagagtggcatcGCATCGATATCACGCCCAGTTACTCCACGACCGAAGAGTGTCTGGCCAAGGTCTGGCGTGCCAGCGCGGGGAGGCACCAGATGCCTAACGCTTCCAGGCGGGTGGCAACCACGCAGAGCATTTAAGAAACAGTACGCCGCTGCGGGCACCTCACTCTCACGACTTGCGagcttccttctcatctccacaAACACCAAACTACCTTCCTTCGTCAGTTAGCCTTTGGGAAGTAAACAGCGGGACCCTCCCCCTTCCCAGAGCTGAAGTGTCTGTTCGGGCTGTCTGTGGATAAAACGCCGTTACAGCAATGGGTAAGAACACTCCCTTCAGCCTAGTTGCTTCACAAAATTTACGACAGTGTTTACTTTGGTGGTCATCTTAGCTTGACTTAATTTTTGCTACCGAGGCTTTGGTCTCCCTGATTTGGTTTAGACATGTGTGTGAAGGTGATGGAGACCAAGGAGTAAACGTGTATGGAGGTTTTTGGTGTGGATGTCGGAGATGCAGCTATGCTTTTTAACTCCATGGAAGAAATTTAGGGAAGGTCTGCCGACTAACCATCACAAATTTCAGCCCCAGTACAAGGTGTCGGCATCTCTTCTTCCCTAGCTTCGCTGTATTCACGAGGAGATAAAACTGTGAACACTTCAAAGCATTCAGTAAATCCAGGCTAAAGCCTGACCAGTTAACACAATCTTAGATCTGACTCACGAAGGAGTTTGAATGTAAATCAGGACCGTAATTTCCTGGGGGGAGCAAGGGGGGCTACAGCCCCCCCCCAAGTATTTTCaatatcggcctcaaaatgcccttatgtgttttttttttttttttttaattacccaCCTGCGCATGCTTGCTTCTCTCTCCCAActccccacctcatgaacctatgatacCCACCAGCCCCAAAAAAGATCtcccaaaattacgggcctgtaTTTTGATGCACCACGACATTTTGGCATACATTCCAAAACTAACTAactacactaactaactaactaactaacaacaacagcaacagaaaaaaacatgaatttttCCTTGACTGACCAAgcagcgaaagaaaaaaaaaagcagcagcaGCCGCCATGCTGCTGAAGAGTATCCAACACACACCACGTCAGCATCTGAGTATCGCTGACCAAggaattatctctctctctctctctctctctctctctctctctctctctctcaacaacaatgAAAACCGTCTTGGTATCACCGTGGATCAACTATAATGTTACGACACTATCACAAGTAGTAAAGTAGGGATGGTAAACCcagatagaatatatatatatatatatatatatatatatacagagagagagagagagagagagagagagagagagagagagagagagagagagagagagcaacaaacatGTCACTCAACACTcatgaggaaatagaagaggaagaaacagtaaCGCAGTCTGGAAATTTACACGGATTCGCGAGCGCCTCTTCAGCAGCCCATCTGACGTGTAACCTTATCTCCTGACATTTCCACGGCCCGGTAATATCTTCCATGAGGTGGCGGTGTTATCGTGTCTTGCTCCACCAGTGCAACCAGGTGATGCATAACGGTTTCTCTTTTATTGAGCTGTTTATGGTGGGTATTCCTTTcacatttttatctccttttaccTCAGCAGCAACGTCTAGCGGACTTTCTATTTAATTACTGTttgtgtttttgcccttgaggtgcttCCCTTACTGCATTAAAAAAGCAGCCATCGAATTTAATAACCTCTCAGCGCTTCGTAACTACTATGATTAAGACCACACGTGATCGAGTAGAATGCTTCTGTCTCCTCCTCGACAATGCAGCGGCCTTGTAATCTCCGGCTATGGCAACATAAAGCGAAAGCGTGGTGTGCTCCCTCCTGACCGAGCGAccgaagaagggaaggtaggcaTAACAGATGGGTCGTCGCCGCCCCATTAGTATCTATCCATTGTTCTGTTTTGTATACAttaccggtctctctctctctctctctctctctctctctctctctctctctctctctctctctctctctcgttggcttGCTTCCTCGCGAGATACCTCTGTTTTCGTTTATCTCTAACTTGTTCATTTTTACATTCAAGGTGCGCATTCTGAGAGAggtagagtaagaagagaagaaggaatggatgtGGGGCTAAAAGTAGTTGAGGGTGAGAGTTAGTGATAAGACAATGGAGtgggaaagagaggtggagggaagagggctGATCAGTTAATATAATTGTAGGGTGAGCGTGTTACTTATGGAGGTACATGTTGGGCAAGAACAAGAGACGCTGAAGCTTTGATAAAATGTTTGGCGTCTCCGTAACAGTTCAAAGAGCGCAACACTACTCAAGCGCTGGTCACCGTCATCATCTTTTGAGGATTCGTAGGTTCCTGCACTCAGCGTCTCTATCAATATTCTGGGAGgacgggggagagaggggggaggggtggactATGATCAGTGGGACACGGTGGCCAGACGAACTACAGGGCCTGACTGACAACCTCTGTCTGCTGCTCTGCCTGCGACGCACTCACCACACTGAGGCGCCATTTCCCCAATCCACGATCAATGAAGAAGTCACAGGTAGCCGTCGCTGAGTCAGGTTGCGTTATCTGACGGCTAAGTCACCACAATAAGGAGGTAACATTACATAACCACGGATTCTAGGGAGGCGGTGAGggcagggagggacaggagggatcAGTGGCGTGAGCGGGTCCGCCAATCACCTGTTGTCGAGGTGCACGCTGGACTCTTCTCCAGACGCGTGTCATCAGCCGCTCCTCGCATAGATATGATAATTTCCTGTCCGCGGCAAGGTAGCGTCTTGTGGCGATAAAGTGCAGTGACGCCGCGGCACGCTGATAATGATCtcggggaagagggaggagataccGAATCGAATGATGGAAAAATGAACCGATGCCGTCACCTGGGGAgcggggatgggggggagggggtacaaCCTTCACCTTTAACTCTGGCACGATTATCAGACACTCGGGGTCGGTTAATGTAATCACTGTTCCGTACGCTTGTCTTCTAAGGCGCCGAGGCCGGGGAGCGCCACCACCGAGCCCACTATCCCATTGCAATGACTTACCCCGGGTCGATGCGCAGCCGTCGTCCCCAGTGCACCTTATCGGGAACGCTGTGCTGACCGTCTCTTCACCACTGATGGGTTGGCGCTGTTCATGAATCAACTTCGAGATTAATGCAGCAAAGGCTTATCTCTTTCTTGGATTAATTTCATCTTGCTGCCTCAAATTGCACACAGACTAAAATACACTTCACTTAACccggtagaagcgacgggccaaatttgtggctttaccgtgtaccagcgacgggccaaatttgtggctttaccgtgtaccagcgacgggccaaatttgtggctttaccgtgtaccagtgatgggccacatttttgccgtgatataaacccccaaaatagatgatgcataaactgatcacaaatgcgttgatatatattatgaagtgcttggcgagagcgatgattttttctagaggggcctttaagaaacatgatccccgcagttaccTGGTTGATATTATAATGGGCACGTAATAAAATATGAAGCGAAATAATAGATGTTTTGTTAAGTATGCACACACTTTTACATTTCCAACATTAAACACCGTCAGCCTTCATGTGTTTGTGCAGAGCTCGGCACAGAATCTGTCTACTTATGGCACTTTTCTCAGTAGCTGACgcgcatcccttccttccttccaccacagCACGCTTCGTCAGCCACAACAAGGGCGACGGTGAGGATGTCCGCAACAAGATGAAGAATTACTGGCAGGTGTACCGCCCTTCGCTGGAGTCCATGATGCTCTCCAACGACGCGGTCTACCTGCACGAAAACGACCAGAACGAGATTTTTTCCTACCTGCCAAACTACCAAGGCAAACGGGTCCTCGAACTCGGCGCCGGCATCGGGTGAGCAtctctccgacacacacacacacacacacacacacacacacacacacacacacacaaacatctgaTCTTTCAAGCGTCCTACTAGTCTTTACTAACaacaatgtggctgatttgtctctcTCGACCCGATTTTCAAAGCGTGGTTAGTTGGTTTCGTagattttttatatactttttacgACTGaatttgtaatatgtcgacttggctgtgaaaatccaacacttcaaaCTAACTACGTTCCAAAAATGGCAGTAAAGAGGAAAACTATCCATACAATTGTTAATAAATAGTCATACGAcgtttaacccggtaacagcgacgggccaaattgtggctttaccgtgtagtaccagggatgggccaaatttttaccatgatataaaccccccaaatagatgatgcacaaactgatcacaaatgcattgatactatatattatgaaatggtttgtgtgagtgatgattttttctcattaattcgcttaaaggggcctttaagatacatgttccccgaagctaccgggttaaatatgctggcgtaacttttttttttttttccaacgagTGACTCCGCATATCTTAAGAACCATGATGCATCTCCCTGTGACTGATCCTTCAGGAGATTCACCTCCAAACTGGCGACGGTGGCAGGTCACGTGACGGCCGTGGACTTCATGGAGCAGTACATCGAGAAGAACCGCGAAGACAACGAACACTTCGGCAACGTGGACTTCAAGTGTGCCGACGCGACTAAGTAAGTGGATAAGTGTCACGATAGAGTACCGAACAGTCATAATAATAGGTACAGgcaggtctctctctccctcgaccGATACACTTCTTGTCTCTCCCTCAGGCTGGAGTTCCCCGCTGAATCCTTCGACATGGTCTTCAGCAACTGGCTCTTCATGTACCTCAGCGACGAGGAGACGTCCGGCGTTTTCCGCAGAGTGATCAAGTGGCTCAAGCCCAACGGCCACTTCTTCTTGAGGGAGTCTTGCTACCACCAGTCAGGTCAGTGAGCCTGCGTACCCGTCGCTTGTGTacccatattttctttctttctctctcatcgaGCTCTTCACATGCATAGTCCTCGGCGCCGTGTCCCCCTCGAAGCCCGGGACACTGTGGGTTCGCCTGTGTGAGCATCTCTTAAGTCGACcttcatgtccttccttcctcctcctcctcctcctactactactactactactactactactactgttactactacttcttcatgCAAACCAAAACAATaaatctcttttcctttcataaaGTAATACTTTATTTTCCCCTCAGGCAACATGAAGAGAGGCGATAACCCGACTTTGTATCGCACGCCCATCGATTACTGCCAGATGCTGCACCAAATCCCTTCCGTCGACAATGCTGGCTATAAGATCATCCGCGGGAAGAGCATCCTCACCTACATTCAGGTGAGTGGAAGGGCGAGACGCAGACTCGTACTGAGCCAGAAAGCAAGGCTGCCCGCAGTGCCATCACTACTAACGCCACACCCCGCCTTTAACAGTACCACGGCAACCCAAATCAGATGTGCTTCCTGGCTAAGAAGGTGGAGGGCGAGGAGCTGGACCAGCTGGGGCAGTACCTCGAGTTGCGTGACACCGTGGACTCCATCAGGGCCAAAGAGAGAATTTATGGACACAACTGGCTCTCCACAGGAGGAGAGTTCACCACCAGGGTGAGGCTCTCAGCTCACACCTTAAAAGGGGTTTGCTTTAAATTTATTCCTGGAAATATCTATCAGTTCGCTATTTTTGAGCTTGTGAGTCAACAATTCGTCAGTGTGGAGATCTGCCTCCTCGGCACTCCTCGTACCGCATTACAAAATCTTCTGATGCTCCTGTAACTTAACAAATCCCTTTCTCATCTTACAATTTGCTGTGCTATTTCTGACGTGAATCACACGTAACGAGTCAGCCTGAGACGTCTCCCTCACGTGCATGTGTTGGCGCAGGATTTCTGTGCCCGGTTGGGGCTGACGCCGGGCCAGCGGGTGCTTGACGTGGGTTGCGGGACGGGCGGCTCGGCGCTCTACCTCGCCAGGCAGTA containing:
- the LOC127001605 gene encoding uncharacterized protein LOC127001605 isoform X2, with the protein product MARFVSHNKGDGEDVRNKMKNYWQVYRPSLESMMLSNDAVYLHENDQNEIFSYLPNYQGKRVLELGAGIGRFTSKLATVAGHVTAVDFMEQYIEKNREDNEHFGNVDFKCADATKLEFPAESFDMVFSNWLFMYLSDEETSGVFRRVIKWLKPNGHFFLRESCYHQSGNMKRGDNPTLYRTPIDYCQMLHQIPSVDNAGYKIIRGKSILTYIQYHGNPNQMCFLAKKVEGEELDQLGQYLELRDTVDSIRAKERIYGHNWLSTGGEFTTRDFCARLGLTPGQRVLDVGCGTGGSALYLARQYGLHVHGVDLSSNMIHIAIERQGKLEPDLKKRLQFEISDILTVAYEDESYDAIYSRDSILYIDDKDKLFKKLFRWLRPGGALFITDFCYGTAPPAKDFLQYASRLSLSSMATYEAGLRQAGFTDVLAQDLRGEAIDVHGRELNAFTAAKEAFIRDFSEEQYDTISNLWADKIRWSRERQLTWCAFTARRPPQ